One region of Microbacterium sp. M28 genomic DNA includes:
- a CDS encoding carbohydrate ABC transporter permease has protein sequence MAIATPGAAPVDSTAALSTPARAGRFGGARRRTDPARSGTAGKGPLQKLTPWFFLAGAVGLLLLFTYWPALNLFYFSVTDWDGIDLEKNIVGLENYVEVFTDPRIFSVFGVSLYYFAASFAQMAIALYFATILSFSTRFSNLFRGILFFPYLINGVAIGFVFLYLFQPGGTLDTVLAWFGMVDPPQWLGDPDVVNWSLSATSVWRYTGMNFVLFLGAIQSIPHDLYEAADLDGASRWQQFWAIIFPGIRRVIGLSFILAISGSLAVFEIPFIMTGGANGSATFVIQTLQTAFTFRNVGLASAMAVVLLAIVLVVTWIQRTVFPDEKVDLT, from the coding sequence ATGGCCATCGCAACACCGGGTGCGGCACCCGTCGACAGCACTGCCGCCCTCTCGACACCCGCGCGAGCGGGTCGGTTCGGCGGCGCGCGTCGTCGAACCGACCCGGCCCGCAGCGGAACGGCGGGAAAGGGTCCCCTTCAGAAGCTCACCCCGTGGTTCTTCCTCGCGGGCGCCGTCGGACTGCTCCTGCTGTTCACCTACTGGCCCGCGCTGAACCTGTTCTACTTCAGCGTCACGGACTGGGACGGCATCGACCTCGAGAAGAACATCGTCGGACTGGAGAACTACGTCGAGGTGTTCACCGACCCGCGCATCTTCTCGGTGTTCGGGGTGAGCCTCTACTACTTCGCGGCGTCGTTCGCGCAGATGGCGATCGCGCTCTACTTCGCGACGATCCTCAGCTTCTCGACCCGGTTCTCGAACCTGTTCCGGGGCATCCTGTTCTTCCCCTACCTGATCAACGGCGTCGCCATCGGCTTCGTCTTCCTGTACCTGTTCCAGCCCGGCGGAACCCTCGACACCGTGCTCGCGTGGTTCGGCATGGTCGATCCTCCCCAATGGCTCGGTGACCCGGACGTCGTCAACTGGTCGCTCTCGGCCACCTCGGTGTGGCGGTACACCGGCATGAACTTCGTGCTCTTCCTCGGCGCAATCCAATCGATACCGCACGATCTCTACGAGGCGGCCGACCTGGACGGTGCCAGCCGCTGGCAGCAGTTCTGGGCAATCATCTTCCCTGGCATCCGACGCGTGATCGGGCTGTCGTTCATCCTCGCGATCTCCGGAAGCCTCGCCGTGTTCGAGATCCCGTTCATCATGACCGGCGGCGCGAACGGCTCAGCCACCTTCGTGATCCAGACCCTGCAGACCGCGTTCACGTTCCGCAACGTCGGGCTCGCCTCCGCGATGGCGGTGGTCCTGCTGGCGATCGTGCTCGTGGTGACCTGGATCCAGCGCACGGTGTTCCCCGACGAGAAGGTCGACCTGACATGA
- a CDS encoding glycoside hydrolase family 2 protein, with the protein MTLAPVRIPLHSGWTVRAAHGPAPEAIDGRRIPATVPGVVHTDLLAAGLIPDPYLDDNESLLAWIGLVDWSYETTFDWAPDGHDRHDLVFDGLDTVATVRVNGHTVLSAANQHRSYRVDVREALVEGSNRLEVAFRSPVRHANAMSQELAPRARAYPTPFEAIRKSACSFGWDWGIATATSGIWRPVALESWSVARISEVRVAADRAEQGGRLTARVLVERAEAVGTAALTLDVSVAGRSATVDVTDDVAAVAIDAPDAELWWPIGYGEQPLYATSFVLSDAEGVRDATERRVGFRSVRWDTAADADGTPFSLVVNDQPVYVKGVNWIPDDALFPRVDRARYERRLRQAAAANLNLVRVWGGGMYESEDFYDLCDELGLLTWQDFLFACAAYPEEEPIRSEVEAEASEQIVRLSAHPSLVLLTGNNENIWGYEDWGWKQELDGKTWGAYYYYELFPQLVDELAAHVPYSPGSPFSPGGQHPNAEPHGTMHLWEQWNRQDYLTYRDHEPRFVAEFGWQGPPAWSTMTRSISDEPLTPESPGMIVHQKAAEGNVKLTRGLLPHFRVPSDTDTWHWAMQLNQAHAVRFALEHFRSLAPHNAGAVVWQLNDCWPVTSWAAIDGDERLKPLWHALKNAFAPKAVTIQPREAGLSVIVGNDTGEEWAGELVVRRVRFDGTVLAEQALPVTASARGGATVVIAPEVAAAQDAAGELIVASVGDARGFWYFTEPRDSQLPAADVAVETASVADGTQVRITAHSLVRDLSLLPDKVHPDAFTEDGLITLLPGETATLLVRHTGQIDAAALISPAVLRTANELVAGSRPVSEVAK; encoded by the coding sequence GTGACACTCGCCCCCGTCCGCATCCCTCTGCACTCCGGCTGGACCGTCCGTGCCGCACACGGCCCGGCACCCGAGGCCATCGACGGCAGGCGGATCCCGGCGACCGTCCCCGGCGTCGTGCACACCGATCTGCTCGCCGCAGGGCTGATCCCGGACCCGTATCTCGACGACAACGAATCGCTGCTCGCCTGGATCGGCCTGGTGGACTGGTCATACGAGACGACGTTCGACTGGGCGCCCGACGGGCACGACCGGCACGACCTCGTCTTCGACGGCCTCGACACCGTCGCGACCGTCCGCGTGAACGGGCACACCGTGCTCAGCGCCGCCAATCAGCATCGCTCCTACCGGGTCGACGTGCGCGAGGCGCTGGTCGAGGGCTCCAACCGGCTCGAGGTCGCCTTCCGTTCGCCCGTCCGCCACGCGAACGCCATGAGCCAGGAGCTCGCTCCTCGGGCCCGCGCCTACCCGACGCCGTTCGAGGCGATTCGCAAGTCCGCGTGCAGCTTCGGCTGGGACTGGGGCATCGCCACCGCGACGAGCGGAATCTGGCGCCCCGTGGCGCTCGAGTCGTGGTCCGTCGCCCGGATCTCCGAGGTGCGCGTCGCCGCCGACCGCGCAGAGCAGGGCGGCCGGCTCACCGCGCGCGTGCTCGTCGAGCGTGCGGAAGCCGTCGGCACCGCAGCTCTGACGCTCGACGTCTCCGTCGCCGGACGCTCCGCGACGGTCGATGTCACCGATGATGTCGCCGCCGTCGCGATCGACGCCCCGGATGCCGAACTGTGGTGGCCGATCGGGTACGGCGAGCAGCCGCTGTACGCGACATCCTTCGTCCTGTCGGATGCCGAGGGCGTACGTGACGCGACGGAGCGCCGGGTCGGGTTCCGCTCGGTGCGCTGGGACACGGCGGCGGATGCCGACGGCACCCCGTTCTCGCTCGTCGTCAACGACCAGCCGGTGTACGTCAAGGGCGTCAACTGGATCCCGGACGATGCCCTGTTCCCCCGTGTCGATCGCGCGCGCTATGAGCGGCGACTTCGCCAGGCCGCCGCGGCGAACCTCAACCTCGTGCGCGTGTGGGGCGGCGGCATGTACGAGTCCGAGGACTTCTACGACCTGTGCGACGAGCTCGGCCTGTTGACCTGGCAGGACTTCCTGTTCGCCTGCGCCGCGTATCCCGAGGAGGAGCCGATCCGCAGCGAGGTCGAGGCGGAGGCCAGCGAGCAGATCGTCCGGCTGTCCGCGCATCCGTCCCTCGTGCTGCTCACCGGCAACAACGAGAACATCTGGGGCTACGAGGATTGGGGGTGGAAGCAGGAGCTCGACGGGAAGACATGGGGCGCGTACTACTACTACGAGCTGTTCCCCCAGCTGGTCGACGAGCTGGCAGCGCACGTGCCGTACAGCCCAGGCAGCCCTTTCAGCCCCGGTGGGCAGCATCCCAACGCCGAGCCGCACGGCACCATGCACCTGTGGGAGCAGTGGAACAGGCAGGACTACCTCACCTATCGCGACCACGAGCCGCGTTTCGTTGCGGAGTTCGGTTGGCAGGGACCGCCGGCGTGGTCGACCATGACGCGGTCGATCTCGGACGAGCCGCTCACACCCGAGTCGCCGGGCATGATCGTGCATCAGAAGGCGGCGGAGGGCAACGTCAAGCTGACCCGAGGCCTGCTGCCGCACTTCCGTGTGCCCTCCGACACCGACACCTGGCACTGGGCGATGCAGCTGAACCAGGCGCACGCGGTGCGTTTCGCGCTCGAGCACTTCCGCTCGCTCGCACCGCACAACGCCGGTGCGGTGGTGTGGCAGCTCAACGACTGCTGGCCCGTCACATCCTGGGCGGCGATCGACGGCGACGAGCGGCTGAAGCCGCTGTGGCACGCGCTCAAGAACGCGTTCGCTCCGAAGGCCGTGACGATCCAGCCGCGCGAAGCCGGCCTGAGCGTGATCGTCGGCAACGACACCGGGGAGGAGTGGGCGGGAGAACTCGTCGTCCGTCGGGTGCGATTCGACGGCACGGTTCTCGCCGAACAGGCGCTGCCGGTCACGGCATCCGCTCGTGGTGGGGCGACGGTCGTGATCGCCCCCGAGGTGGCGGCCGCGCAGGATGCCGCGGGCGAACTGATCGTGGCGAGCGTCGGCGACGCGAGAGGATTCTGGTACTTCACCGAGCCGCGGGACTCGCAGTTGCCGGCCGCCGACGTGGCGGTCGAGACGGCGAGTGTCGCCGATGGCACTCAGGTGCGGATCACCGCGCACAGCCTGGTGCGGGACCTGTCGCTGCTGCCGGACAAGGTGCACCCGGATGCGTTCACCGAGGACGGGCTGATCACGCTGCTGCCGGGGGAGACCGCGACACTGCTCGTCCGGCACACCGGGCAGATCGACGCGGCGGCCCTGATCTCGCCGGCCGTGCTGCGCACGGCGAACGAACTGGTCGCCGGTTCTCGTCCGGTGAGCGAGGTGGCGAAGTGA
- a CDS encoding LacI family DNA-binding transcriptional regulator, with translation MSRTTRRVTIADIAARAGVSIGAVSFALNGRKGVSAETRERILGVAEELGWAPASAARSLAGAKTATFGLVLARDPRNLGVETFYMQFLAGVESELSLRNHGLLLQVVPDIRSELETLRGWHKARRVDGVIVTDIRVDDPRIAYLTGTPDLPAVIVGDPSVAVDLMTVGTDDATAVRAAVRHLVELGHRRITRVAGMAELVHTRLRDDAFLDEMRRQDAEGRVLYTDFTPAQGVEATRAALSGIDAPTAIIYDNDVMAVAALGVAAQLGIRVPEDLSIIAWDDSVLCQHSYPRLTSLSHDVVNFGAHVARRLFDVVGGAAPETDLDSTPVLQPRESTGPAPA, from the coding sequence GTGAGCAGGACGACGCGGCGCGTGACGATCGCTGACATCGCCGCCCGCGCCGGCGTCTCCATCGGAGCCGTCTCGTTCGCCCTCAATGGTCGCAAAGGTGTCTCCGCCGAGACGCGGGAGCGCATCCTCGGCGTGGCGGAGGAGCTCGGCTGGGCGCCGGCGAGCGCGGCCCGTTCGCTCGCGGGTGCCAAGACGGCGACGTTCGGGCTCGTGCTCGCGCGGGACCCGCGCAACCTCGGCGTCGAGACCTTCTACATGCAGTTCCTCGCCGGTGTCGAGAGCGAGTTGTCGCTGCGCAATCACGGTCTGCTCCTGCAGGTCGTGCCCGACATCCGCAGCGAGCTCGAGACCCTGCGCGGCTGGCACAAGGCCCGCCGAGTCGACGGCGTGATCGTCACGGACATCCGCGTCGACGATCCGCGCATCGCGTACCTCACCGGGACTCCCGACCTGCCTGCGGTCATCGTCGGCGACCCCAGCGTCGCCGTCGACCTGATGACGGTCGGCACGGACGATGCGACCGCCGTCCGAGCGGCCGTGCGACATCTCGTCGAGCTCGGACACCGCCGCATCACGCGTGTCGCCGGCATGGCCGAGCTGGTGCACACGCGCCTGCGCGATGACGCCTTCCTCGACGAGATGCGTCGTCAGGATGCCGAAGGCCGCGTGCTGTACACCGACTTCACCCCCGCGCAGGGCGTCGAGGCGACCAGGGCGGCGTTGAGCGGGATCGATGCCCCGACGGCGATCATCTACGACAACGACGTCATGGCCGTCGCCGCTCTCGGGGTGGCCGCGCAACTCGGCATCCGCGTGCCCGAGGATCTGTCGATCATCGCCTGGGACGACTCGGTGCTGTGTCAGCACTCGTATCCGCGATTGACCTCGCTGAGCCACGACGTGGTGAACTTCGGTGCTCACGTGGCCCGTCGGCTGTTCGACGTCGTCGGCGGAGCGGCGCCCGAGACCGACCTCGACTCCACTCCGGTGCTGCAGCCGCGCGAGTCCACCGGACCCGCGCCGGCCTGA
- a CDS encoding aldose 1-epimerase family protein, with protein MTVASPSRSGEQFTIAAHGYQAAIASVGASLRTLAFDGRDLVVPFDADEVRPGYRGTTLAPWPNRIVDGRYSFAGVEHQLALTEPGRGQALHGLLSWTEFVPRAVEDDRVVLYAVIQPQDGYPFRVEVETEYRLDADGLQQTVTARNIGADAAPWGTGPHPYLVAGAGRVDDWTLTLPASEVLTVTPDRLSPVAVEPITAHPEWDFRSAREIGDVFIDHAFTSLSYTDGSAEVRVTASDGTGVAMRWDERCPWVQVHTADTGTEATHRVGLAVEPMTCPPDAFNSGVDLVVLEPGASHAASWRIAAL; from the coding sequence GTGACCGTGGCATCCCCTTCGCGCTCGGGTGAGCAGTTCACGATCGCCGCGCACGGGTACCAGGCCGCGATCGCGAGCGTCGGCGCCTCGCTGCGCACCCTCGCGTTCGACGGCCGCGACCTCGTCGTGCCGTTCGACGCGGATGAGGTCCGTCCCGGGTACCGCGGCACGACCCTGGCGCCGTGGCCGAACCGCATCGTCGACGGCCGCTACTCGTTCGCCGGCGTCGAGCACCAGCTCGCGTTGACCGAACCGGGCAGAGGTCAGGCGCTGCACGGACTGCTGTCGTGGACCGAATTCGTGCCGCGTGCCGTGGAGGATGACCGCGTGGTCCTGTACGCGGTCATCCAGCCGCAGGACGGCTACCCCTTCCGGGTCGAGGTCGAGACCGAGTACCGTCTCGACGCCGACGGCCTGCAGCAGACGGTCACGGCGCGCAACATCGGGGCGGATGCCGCGCCGTGGGGCACCGGGCCGCACCCGTACCTCGTCGCAGGTGCCGGTCGTGTGGACGACTGGACGCTCACGCTTCCGGCATCCGAGGTCCTGACGGTGACGCCCGACCGGCTGAGCCCGGTCGCCGTGGAGCCGATCACGGCACACCCCGAGTGGGACTTCCGCTCCGCGCGCGAGATCGGCGATGTGTTCATCGATCATGCGTTCACGTCGCTGTCGTACACGGACGGCTCCGCCGAGGTGCGCGTGACTGCGTCGGACGGCACCGGCGTCGCCATGCGCTGGGACGAGCGCTGCCCGTGGGTGCAGGTGCACACCGCCGACACCGGCACCGAGGCGACCCACCGGGTCGGCCTCGCGGTCGAGCCGATGACGTGCCCGCCCGACGCGTTCAACTCCGGCGTCGACCTCGTCGTGCTCGAGCCGGGCGCCTCGCACGCGGCATCCTGGCGGATCGCCGCGCTGTGA
- a CDS encoding type 1 glutamine amidotransferase domain-containing protein — translation MSTILFVVTGARTWTLTDGTEHPTGYWAEELLAPHRLLTEAGHEVAFATPNGVAPIVDAGSLQDGDAAAIAAIGGLDAPLVLADIDGTDYDAVYYPGGHGPMQDLATDATSGALIAATIEAGRPLAAVCHGLAALLPARAADGTPVVAGRRITAFTDEEERLGGLADRAPFLLESALRAQGADVETAVPWSDHVVVDGGLITGQNPQSSVSAALALLDALA, via the coding sequence ATGTCCACCATTCTCTTCGTCGTGACCGGAGCCCGGACCTGGACGCTCACAGACGGCACCGAGCACCCGACCGGCTACTGGGCGGAGGAGCTGCTCGCGCCGCACCGTCTGCTGACCGAGGCCGGTCACGAGGTCGCCTTCGCCACGCCGAACGGCGTCGCCCCGATCGTCGACGCCGGAAGCCTGCAGGACGGAGATGCCGCCGCCATCGCCGCGATCGGCGGACTCGACGCCCCGCTCGTGCTTGCGGACATCGACGGCACCGATTATGACGCGGTCTACTACCCCGGCGGCCACGGTCCGATGCAGGACCTCGCGACCGATGCCACCTCCGGCGCGCTGATCGCCGCCACCATCGAAGCAGGGCGTCCCCTCGCCGCGGTCTGCCACGGGCTCGCGGCGCTGCTGCCGGCCCGTGCAGCGGACGGCACGCCCGTGGTCGCCGGACGGCGCATCACCGCCTTCACCGACGAGGAGGAGCGCCTGGGCGGACTCGCCGACCGCGCCCCGTTCCTGCTGGAGTCCGCGTTGCGTGCGCAGGGCGCCGACGTCGAGACCGCCGTGCCGTGGAGCGACCACGTCGTGGTCGACGGCGGGCTCATCACCGGCCAGAACCCGCAGTCGTCGGTGTCCGCGGCCCTGGCGCTGCTGGACGCCCTGGCCTGA
- a CDS encoding carbohydrate ABC transporter permease: MTTTTEPVRTMPVRTAPQRPIRGRSFLDRFKSGSATTAKYTSLVIAAVVTLLPLSVLLFASMKTAPEYAQTGPFDPPANWLNFENFVTAFTSGKMLEGFVNTTIVLVVSLVGTILLGTMAAYALDRFEFRGKKLVFGLFLVATLIPSVTSQVATFQLINGLGLYDTKAALILLFMGTDIIAIYLFIQFMQSIPVSLDEAAMIDGANRWTIYWRIVLPLLKPAIATVVIIKGIAVYNEFYTPFLYLPSEGLISTSLFRFKGPFGAQWEVIAAGTVLVIIPTLIAFLLLQRWIYKGLTSGAVK; the protein is encoded by the coding sequence ATGACCACCACCACCGAGCCGGTGCGCACCATGCCGGTGCGCACCGCACCGCAGCGACCGATCCGCGGGCGCTCGTTCCTCGACCGGTTCAAGAGCGGCAGCGCGACGACGGCGAAGTACACCAGTCTCGTGATCGCCGCGGTCGTGACCCTGCTGCCGCTGTCTGTCCTGCTGTTCGCGAGCATGAAGACCGCGCCGGAGTACGCGCAGACCGGTCCTTTCGACCCGCCGGCGAACTGGCTGAACTTCGAGAACTTCGTCACCGCGTTCACGAGCGGCAAGATGCTCGAGGGCTTCGTGAACACCACGATCGTGCTGGTGGTCTCGTTGGTCGGGACGATCCTGCTGGGGACCATGGCGGCCTATGCGCTGGACCGGTTCGAGTTCCGCGGCAAGAAGCTCGTCTTCGGCCTGTTCCTGGTGGCGACGCTGATCCCCAGCGTGACGAGCCAGGTCGCGACCTTCCAGCTCATCAACGGCCTCGGACTCTACGACACCAAGGCGGCGCTGATCCTGCTCTTCATGGGCACCGACATCATCGCGATCTATCTCTTCATCCAGTTCATGCAATCGATACCGGTCTCGCTCGACGAGGCCGCGATGATCGACGGAGCGAACCGCTGGACGATCTACTGGCGGATCGTGCTGCCCCTGCTGAAGCCCGCGATCGCCACGGTGGTCATCATCAAGGGCATCGCGGTGTACAACGAGTTCTACACACCTTTCCTCTATCTGCCGTCCGAAGGACTGATCTCCACGTCTCTGTTCCGGTTCAAAGGACCGTTCGGCGCGCAGTGGGAGGTCATCGCCGCCGGAACAGTCCTCGTCATCATCCCCACTCTCATCGCCTTCCTGCTGCTTCAGCGCTGGATCTACAAGGGCCTCACCTCAGGAGCCGTCAAGTGA
- a CDS encoding glycoside hydrolase family 27 protein: MGWNSWDCYGTTVTEAEVIANAEFMAEHLLRFGWDTIVVDIDWADPTARSHGYNADAPLHLDAHGRLIPDPERFPSSAGGAGFGPLAARVHALGLRFGIHTMRGIPRRAVAQELPILGADARASDVADRTNVCEWNPDMLGLDHAHPAAQAYYDSTLALYADWGVDFIKADDMLWPYQAADVEAYAAAIERSGRDIVLSLSPGRDLSLERLEHLRGHADMWRICDDLWDQWSDVEANFARFARWAPFAGSDGWPDGDMLPLGRIGIRAERGEPRDDRLTPDERVSLLTLWIIARSPLMIGGDLPSSAPATIALFQNADVLAVLSRSTRNREVFREGSLVLWAADGADGERYAAAFNLGSEPMDAVLDAGNIGFPASGVATELWTGREVPLEPITAQSDAARGVAPGSAALRVPLAPHGAALLRI; encoded by the coding sequence ATGGGGTGGAACAGCTGGGACTGCTACGGCACCACTGTCACCGAGGCCGAAGTCATCGCCAACGCCGAGTTCATGGCCGAGCACCTGCTGCGCTTCGGCTGGGACACGATCGTCGTCGACATCGACTGGGCCGACCCCACGGCGCGGTCGCACGGCTACAATGCGGATGCCCCGCTGCATCTGGACGCGCACGGCCGCCTGATCCCCGACCCCGAACGCTTCCCGAGCTCCGCCGGCGGTGCGGGCTTCGGCCCGCTCGCGGCGCGCGTGCATGCGCTCGGTCTGCGTTTCGGCATCCACACGATGCGGGGGATCCCGCGGCGGGCCGTCGCGCAGGAGTTGCCGATCCTCGGGGCCGACGCGCGGGCATCGGACGTCGCGGACCGGACCAACGTGTGCGAGTGGAACCCCGACATGCTGGGCCTCGACCACGCGCACCCGGCGGCGCAGGCGTACTACGACTCCACCCTGGCGCTGTACGCCGACTGGGGCGTCGACTTCATCAAGGCCGACGACATGCTCTGGCCGTACCAGGCGGCGGACGTCGAGGCGTACGCGGCGGCGATCGAGCGCTCCGGCCGGGACATCGTCCTGAGTCTGTCGCCCGGCCGCGACCTGTCGCTGGAGCGGCTCGAGCACCTCCGCGGGCACGCCGACATGTGGCGCATCTGCGACGACCTGTGGGATCAGTGGTCGGACGTCGAGGCGAACTTCGCCCGATTCGCGCGCTGGGCTCCGTTCGCAGGGTCGGACGGCTGGCCCGATGGAGACATGCTGCCGCTCGGGCGCATCGGCATCCGCGCCGAACGGGGAGAACCGCGCGACGACCGGCTCACCCCGGATGAGCGGGTCTCGCTGCTGACGCTGTGGATCATCGCCCGGTCGCCGCTCATGATCGGCGGCGACCTGCCGTCATCCGCTCCCGCGACCATCGCGCTGTTCCAGAACGCGGACGTGCTCGCGGTGCTGTCGCGCTCGACGCGCAATCGCGAGGTGTTCCGCGAGGGCTCCCTCGTTCTCTGGGCGGCAGATGGCGCGGACGGCGAGCGCTACGCCGCCGCCTTCAACCTCGGCTCCGAGCCGATGGATGCCGTGCTGGATGCCGGGAACATCGGCTTCCCGGCATCCGGCGTCGCGACCGAGCTGTGGACCGGCCGCGAGGTGCCGCTCGAGCCGATCACCGCGCAGAGCGATGCTGCCCGCGGCGTCGCACCGGGAAGCGCAGCGCTGAGGGTGCCGCTTGCTCCGCACGGCGCGGCTCTGCTGCGGATCTGA
- a CDS encoding ABC transporter substrate-binding protein has product MASRKPATGIAVVATTTALLLTSCASGGGGGDADNAIDGEVKGDIKVVTWRTDLVEDGTLEAYAEEFNKEYPDVKVTFEGITDYAGEMLTRMSTTNYGDVIGIPAIQPDQYEQFLEPLGETADFEDTYRFLPAASYEGTQYGIAFGGNANGVVYNKKVFEAAGVTELPTSEAEWLETLQKVKDSTEAIPMYTNYKDGWPLTQSFGNLGAITNDPDAPITLAEDPAPWTEGTDIHAIDGLLYETVAAGLTEADPLTTNWEQSKVDLGTGKIATMPLGSWAISQIKQAAEDNGASADDIGFMAFPATVDGTQLAVIGGDYNLAVSKHSKAKAAAWAWIQWVVADSGYTETQGMVSPLKEAPLPDSLTDFEAAGVELMEINAAPAGKEGLLNEVSSDSQIDLYGPIYRQKLIDVARGAADGDKKSYFAELNERWGASVEKLAG; this is encoded by the coding sequence ATGGCATCACGCAAGCCAGCGACCGGCATCGCCGTCGTCGCGACGACCACAGCGCTCCTGCTCACCTCGTGCGCGAGCGGCGGCGGAGGCGGTGACGCAGACAACGCGATCGACGGCGAGGTGAAGGGCGACATCAAGGTCGTCACCTGGCGCACCGACCTCGTCGAGGATGGGACGCTCGAGGCGTACGCCGAGGAGTTCAACAAGGAGTACCCCGACGTGAAGGTGACCTTCGAGGGCATCACCGACTACGCCGGCGAGATGCTCACCCGGATGAGTACCACCAACTACGGTGACGTCATCGGCATCCCGGCGATCCAGCCCGACCAGTACGAGCAGTTCCTCGAGCCGCTCGGCGAGACCGCGGACTTCGAGGACACCTACCGCTTTCTCCCCGCCGCGAGTTATGAGGGAACCCAGTACGGCATCGCCTTCGGCGGCAACGCCAACGGCGTCGTGTACAACAAGAAGGTCTTCGAGGCCGCCGGCGTCACGGAGCTGCCGACGAGCGAGGCCGAGTGGCTGGAGACGCTGCAGAAGGTCAAGGACAGCACCGAAGCGATCCCGATGTACACGAACTACAAGGACGGTTGGCCGCTGACGCAGAGCTTCGGCAATCTCGGGGCCATCACGAACGACCCGGATGCTCCGATCACGCTCGCCGAGGACCCGGCGCCGTGGACCGAAGGCACGGACATCCACGCCATCGACGGTCTGCTCTACGAGACGGTCGCCGCCGGTCTGACCGAGGCCGACCCGCTCACCACCAACTGGGAGCAGTCCAAGGTCGACCTCGGCACCGGCAAGATCGCCACGATGCCGCTCGGTTCCTGGGCCATCTCGCAGATCAAGCAGGCGGCCGAGGACAACGGCGCCTCCGCGGACGACATCGGATTCATGGCCTTCCCGGCCACCGTCGACGGCACGCAACTGGCCGTGATCGGCGGCGACTACAACCTCGCCGTCAGCAAGCACTCCAAGGCGAAGGCCGCCGCATGGGCGTGGATCCAGTGGGTCGTGGCCGACTCCGGCTACACGGAGACGCAGGGCATGGTCTCGCCGCTGAAGGAGGCACCGCTTCCCGACTCGCTCACCGACTTCGAAGCCGCCGGAGTCGAGCTGATGGAGATCAACGCGGCACCGGCCGGCAAGGAGGGTCTGCTGAACGAGGTCTCCAGCGATTCGCAGATCGATCTCTACGGTCCGATCTACCGGCAGAAGCTCATCGACGTCGCGCGCGGCGCGGCCGACGGAGACAAGAAGAGCTATTTCGCCGAACTGAACGAGCGCTGGGGCGCCTCGGTCGAGAAGCTCGCGGGCTGA
- a CDS encoding glycoside hydrolase family 113, producing MTEEGRGILDSYVAGMTWGWTGIRGTWAADAASESMARMADLGVTWTALAYAVEQATAQSTEMPWDQAPTVTDDEIVGAIRQAKAHGLKVCLKPVVNVSDGTWRAYIGFFDWDVPGEPSWTQWFAAYTEFILHAARIAEAEGCEMLCIGCEMVRADAREDEWRALIAAVRDVYTGIVTYNCDKYQEDHVTWWDAVDVITSSGYYPIDRWDAELDRIEKVVDASGKPFFFMEAGCPSRTGSPDRPNDWSLPGEPSGDEQLRYYRAMFAACDARPWMRGFMLWDWPPVLYAESDASSNDDYCPYGKPAGELLRDAYRAKSAAHTLR from the coding sequence GTGACCGAGGAGGGACGCGGCATCCTGGATTCCTACGTCGCCGGCATGACATGGGGATGGACGGGCATCCGCGGCACCTGGGCGGCGGATGCGGCATCCGAATCGATGGCGAGGATGGCGGACCTCGGGGTCACCTGGACCGCCCTGGCCTACGCGGTCGAGCAGGCCACGGCGCAGTCGACGGAGATGCCGTGGGACCAGGCGCCGACTGTCACCGACGATGAGATCGTCGGTGCCATCCGCCAGGCCAAGGCGCACGGGCTGAAGGTGTGCCTGAAGCCCGTCGTGAACGTGAGCGACGGGACATGGCGCGCCTATATCGGGTTCTTCGACTGGGACGTCCCCGGGGAGCCGAGCTGGACGCAGTGGTTCGCCGCTTACACGGAGTTCATCCTGCATGCGGCGCGGATCGCCGAGGCCGAGGGCTGCGAGATGCTCTGCATCGGCTGCGAGATGGTGCGCGCGGACGCCCGCGAAGACGAGTGGCGGGCACTGATCGCCGCGGTGCGCGACGTCTACACGGGAATCGTCACCTACAACTGCGACAAGTACCAGGAGGACCACGTCACCTGGTGGGATGCCGTCGATGTGATCACCTCGAGCGGCTACTACCCGATCGACCGCTGGGATGCCGAGCTGGACCGCATCGAGAAGGTGGTCGATGCATCCGGAAAGCCGTTCTTCTTCATGGAGGCCGGATGCCCGTCGCGCACCGGCTCTCCGGACAGGCCGAACGACTGGAGCCTGCCCGGGGAGCCGTCGGGCGACGAGCAGTTGAGGTACTACCGCGCGATGTTCGCAGCCTGCGACGCGCGGCCGTGGATGCGCGGATTCATGCTGTGGGACTGGCCGCCGGTGCTGTACGCCGAGTCGGACGCGAGCTCGAACGACGACTACTGTCCGTACGGCAAGCCGGCGGGGGAGCTCCTGCGAGACGCGTATCGGGCGAAGAGCGCAGCGCACACTCTACGATGA